CTCTCAGAGGGACAGTGGCTCCTGTCCCTGTGTTTCTTAAAATTCATTCACTCCCACACAGACCTCCTGCACTGACAGAGGCCAGGTGCCATCAGTGCATGacattttgaaggtgcacccataaaatgttttgaataaaACAGGTAGCAAGGCATTGCCTTTCACTGGCAAAAGAAGTGTGAGAAATCATTGCATGTGGGTCAGGGGACTtttgcctgttttttaaaaacacactcgCATATTTTATCTTCTGGCCCCAGCATGACATTTGATAATGAAGACACACTGTAATTATCTACTGCCTCCTTCACGTACAATAGGATGCGCCATGTTTGGTTTTACCCTTGCCACAAATGCTACTTACTGCTCCTGTGACCACCACTGCCAATATTCCTAGGCCTGTGCTGCTGTTTATTGCCATCaagtccttccctctccccttagGCCTCTGCAGTTTCTAGTTTTCCCTGTTCTCCAtgttctatttttgttttatttctggtgGTGCTCACaatgtgctaggttctgtacaaatataataaaaagcacagtccttgctccaaagagtttaatGCTGAACTGTGTCCCTTCTGCTCTTGGCTTTTTCCAGTCTCATGTATGTAAAACCTCAGGTCCTTTCCAGGAATCTGAAGAGTGGGGATTTATAGATATATAGATTCAGAATGGACTGCTGTGATCAGtgagcctgacctcctgtataagacAGGCCATGGGACTTCCTCAGAAgtcctagagcacatcttttagaaaaccatccaatctCAATTTTAAATACTGTCAGTGAGGgaaattgttccagtagttaattactcactgttaaaaatgtacaccttatttccagtctgaatttgtctagtttcaacttccagccatgggatcATGTCAGACCTTTCGCTACTAGAAATGTCTATGCCTTTCTCTGGTACTTATAAACTCTAATCAAGTCATCCTTTTAACTTCTCTTTGtaaagataaatagattgagctctttaagtcgaTCACTATAAGGCAGGCTTCTAATGAGtcgtggctcttttctgaacccttcccaatttttccaacaTCCCTCTTGActtatggacaccagaactggacaaagtagTCCAGCAGTGGttgttttatctctgtatttggcactggtacaacctctctgctccttcctgagattcccctgtttatgtctCCAAGGATCGAATTAGCACttctggccacagcattgcactgggagttcatgttcaggcAATTATCTGCtatgaccccaaaatctttttcagagttgctgccTCCCACGATAGAATCtctcatcctgtaagtatggcctacattctttgtttccagATGTATCCATTTGCATTTAGCCctgttaaaatacattttgttttcttgcacccagtttaccaagaaaTCTTGATCATTCTATATTAGTGACCTGTGCTCTTCATTATTCACCATTCCCACAATttctgtatcatctacaaactttatccATGATGTTTTCATGTTTTTTCTTCCAGGTCTTTCCTCAATGTCAAAAGCATAGGATCAAAACAGCtgccctgtgggactccactagaaacaTTCCTGCTCACTGGTGATTCCCCATTTCCTATGTTCTTGATAGAACAGTAGGTGTGTTAGGCAACACTTCAGAAAACTGAAGGGCCCTTGCCTCCCTTTGGAGAGAGCATAGGAAAGAGGGACACTACTGAGAGCATTTTATCTAATCTAATCATCATAGGGTCTCAACGTATTCCCCCAAACATCCTATTACCACTCCTTCCCTTACTCACAAAGCCTTGTAAGGAATTAGATTAATCTGCTGAACTTTGCTCATTTGTCCCCCCTGTCTGTGTGGCCTACACCATTGATGTTAAATGTGGTAATAGGCCATGTCATGTTACCTGTGGAAACTGAGAAACAGTCCAGCCCACAGTCCTTACTGATTTCTGTAGTGAGGAACGATGTTTCCATAGGCCATCAATAGTAGTGAATCACACCCATACCTGGCTTTGAACACCATTAAAACCTGCTGTGAAAGCAGAGGCTTTGTGGTGTTGGTGAGTTGTGGGATTTTGTGAGAGTGTTTGATTGGAAGTTATCTTAAGATTAACTTTACTGCTAAAGTTTCTATTTTATGAAAGAATGGAGTCCCAGAACTTCCCTGCTGAGTGTGAGGCTGGTGTGAACTGTATGGTAAACCTGGCACTGTATGCCAGTGGTGTCTATTTGTCTATGCTGAGagtttttttctttcagagcaAAGGAAGCAGATAGAAGTGTTCTTGAGAGACATATGAAGCCATTTCTTTAAAACTTCCTAAGTAatacatcatttaaaaatatagaacTTATCAGTTTTTACATTGAATAGTAGAACCACTTGACACCCTGCTAAATGTCACATCTTCTTCTTGAATGCTGTCTTGCAGTCAGTTCCAAATGGGTTGGGTTGGGGTTAAAAGAACAGCCTACTGGAATGCTTTGAGCTTTATGTTCATAGAACCTCTTTTTCCAAAGCTGACTTCAGTTACTGGGATTCATGTTAAAATGTGGCCTTCTCCCTGACCCCCTTTaaccatttaaatatttcagttaaaaGGGTTGCTCTAGTAATATTAAATCCTCTTTTGGACTGGTATGGTAACTAACTATACTGAGTATGCAAAGCTGCGTGGGAATTTCTGACTCCTAAATAACTAATTAGGGTTATCTCAGTTTCTATAAAACACAATAATTTGGCTATGGGGGGAATTAACTAACTCTCTCAATGCAAAGAATATGCTGCTTAATACTTTACTTCCCAAGGAGAGCAATGAAGTATACCTGCTGGGTCTAGAAGATTGTCAAATTCAGGTACTCAAAAGCTCTTCTGAGGTTGCTATGAATATGAACCTCACACAGAAGGTATGATGGGTTAGGTTGTGTGGATTTAATTGGGAATAACTCTCTTTAGAGTTAACTTCCCCTTTGTGTATTAGAAGGAAATTTTTCCATGGGTATCTGACATCATATGACAAAGGTCTTTGTTAATACCTTCTACATCTCCCCAATCTCACTACTTTGACCGTGATGCTGCTGCCCTGAGGCACGTGCTCCAGGTCTTGAAGGAGCAGTCCCATGAGGAAAGGGAGCATGCAGAGAAGTTCCTGATGTATCAGAACAAATTAGGGGGGCTTATTGTCCTCCAGGACATCCAGGTAGGAGAGAATTTCTGTATCCAAGAATGGAACTGCTTGTCTGAACTCCCCAGGGAAAGGGGCTAAGTAATAGGGGAATAGCACAGAACATGGTATGCTGGCCTTGCCAAAAAAAGTCATCTCCACATAATCGGCCATAGGCCTCTCAGTGACAGAAGAGGCCTCAGTTagcagaagaagaaaagataacataggactgtcacggagtcaccgggcgatgctctggaactgctccccaccaagccagtcaggactttggggagcctcctttcccttggagcagacttgttcagggcaagaagctcacacagcttcacctcctgggtctctccttggagcattcagcatcctctgcccctccgtgcacttcccacagcgagtccacccaggcggggtcctggggaagccactgggtcctgcacccccactttgcagtcagacgtgactgtcagccagccagtaacacagaggtttattcgatgacaggaacagggtctaaaacagagcttgtagatacagcgaaccggacccctcggctgggtccattctggggggcagtgagccagacccccaggtctgccctccacccttgaccccagccagctccagactcacaaccgctcccagcccctcttctctgctcagcccctttcccgggccaggaggtcacctgatccctttgtctccaacaccttcagctggcacctttgcagaggagaggcccaggccatcagttgctaggagacagagtgtcaggcatttaggtgcactggccctttgctctgccacatacttaagaactgccatggggacactgaggcaccaacacagtattcagagaaaacattaagaactttcccagttcgtcacaaggacattgggtttttttttaactgcaacaGCTGGTGTAGCGCTGGACATTATTCAGTGATTAGAGCTTCAAATGACTAATATTGGACTGTGTACATGAGCTATGACAGACCTTGAGGGGCCAGGAGAAACTTTTCTCTTTTGCTATTTCCCTGCACCTAACTGCTTTATCTTCCCCTGTCATGAGGAAAGAGAACTGAAATAAATGCAGCTTCCAAGGAATGAAAACTTGTGCTTTGTAAATGAAAATGCTGTTTCTGAAAAGCAAGGCTAGAGTATCTCACTGCAGGGTGTGAATCTGTTCTCTGGCACAGAAGCCAGAGCGGGATGAGCGGAGGAGCAGCCTGGGCGCTCTGCAGCTGGAGAAGACTCTGAACCAGGCCCTGGCTACTGAGAAGAATGATCCCTGGGTGAGTGAACTGTGATTAAGAAGGGGGAAAAAGCTGCCTTTCCCTACAGTGGTTCAGAAAGGACAACTGGGTTAGATTTGGGAAGCAGCATAGGCCATAGGGGGACCTATGTAGGGCAGCCCTTCCAAAAGGCAAGTGTTAGAACATATTTCCCAAGTCTTCTTTCTCAAGGTGTGATGGAAGGGTGAATATTTCTATTATAAAGATGATGGAGAAGAAGAGTCCAGTCTGTTGTCATATAGGTATATGACAACACCGTATGTCATGCCCTGTGCTGCAGCTCCTTTAGGAAACTGGACAGCTTCTCATGCACTGATGGGACACCTTCCAAAATTCATACAGCCCCCATTGCCAGGGACATGATCCAGAGTGGCTTCTTTGCAGACAGTAAGAGAGCTCTAACGACAGACTTGTTCGTCTCTCAAACTTGAGGTCCCCTCACAAGATAATGCCATTTAATGAGTACCTGCAATGGCTAAAAATCTGTGCTTCTAACTCCTGTTTGTAATTCTCCTGCAGCTTTGTGACTTTCTGGAGTCTGAGTATCTGGAGGAGCAGGTGAAGGGCATCAAGCAGCTGGGAGACCACCTCACCAACCTGAAGTGCCTTGGAGTGCCCCAGAATGGCATGGGAGAGTACCTGTTCGACAAGCTCACCCTGGGGGAGAGCAGCTGAACTTCATGGTGTAGAACCAGTCCACTGTACTGCCTCACCAGTGCATAGTTGTATTGCCTTATTTGCAATGTATGAGAATAAAATATGGTGCTCTGTTGTGGCTCATCTGACTTTGCTTACAGGGTGCTCTAATTAAACTCATCAGTGTTGTGAGCCCCTGGCAACAGGGACTGACAGAAATGACTGTATGTCACATGATGTATGGATGGCTGTTGGCCATGCCTGGTTTGTTACAAGCCCACACTTTCTTGGTCACAGCTGAAGACTTGTTAAGCTGCTAGTGTTAATATCAAATCATACTGAAGGGATCCTATGTGCATAAATGGCAGCTGCATCCCACAATAGGCACGTGTGCCATTTAACATGTAGTTTGAGGCCATTATTGCCCCACAAAAAGGGATAAGGACTATCTCTAGTGCTGCCACATGAGTGTTTCCTCTACCCCTGTCCTTTATAGGTATAAACCTGGTGCTCTACAGTCAATGCCTTTGAATGATGATAAGCCCCTGTGAAGCTGACTACTAATCATGGTCCATCACTAGCTAGTTGAGATAGTGGGGTAGGATAactggattttgtgtgtgtgtgtgtttgtgtgtgtgtgtgtgtgagagagagagataaaggaAAGGCAGAACACCCTCTCTTCTCCTGAGGAGCTACACCCCGAATGAGTTGTGTAGAGGCTCAAGACAAAAGGAATAATACAAGAACACTGCCATCAATCATGTGATGTCAGGCTGTAAGTGTGGGAGTAGTGGACCCAGCTTCCCAATAGCTGAGGAAATTGTGCCATCAGTGTGACTAGGTTTAGAAACCCCCTGGTTGTGGGAGCACACAGGCCCAAGATAGTTTTGTTACTTGAGGCTAGACCCACTCACTGTTGCATATACTTGCTACTCAGCCTGAGCCAGGAAATTTTTGTGCATGTGGGTGGTCTCTGAGATCTCTCCTGCTTAGACCATCCTTTCATTGGATACTATATATGTATATTCACTCTGGCTGGTACCTACTCACCTGCTTCAGGCTAGTATTGTAAAT
This Gopherus evgoodei ecotype Sinaloan lineage chromosome 12, rGopEvg1_v1.p, whole genome shotgun sequence DNA region includes the following protein-coding sequences:
- the LOC115660309 gene encoding ferritin heavy chain B-like produces the protein MESQNFPAECEAGVNCMVNLALYASGVYLSMSHYFDRDAAALRHVLQVLKEQSHEEREHAEKFLMYQNKLGGLIVLQDIQKPERDERRSSLGALQLEKTLNQALATEKNDPWLCDFLESEYLEEQVKGIKQLGDHLTNLKCLGVPQNGMGEYLFDKLTLGESS